In Candidatus Liberibacter africanus PTSAPSY, the genomic stretch AATATTATTTAAATAGAAAAAGAATCTATCTATTAATCAATCGTTAATGCTGATTTTTTTAAATCATTTAAACGCTTTTCATAAGATATTTCTCCTTTTTTATTGAAAAAAGATGATCCGACTACTAAAAGATTCGCTCCTGCTTGTACCAAAGACTTAATGTTTTTGGATGTAATCCCCCCATCAACTTCAAGAGAAATAGGGCGATTACCAATTAATGATTTAGCCTGTCTGATTTTTGGAATGGTAGATTCAATGATTTTTTGTCCACCAAATCCAGGATTAACCGTCATGATGAGAATCATGTCGATTTCATCTATGACATCTTCAAGTATGGAAACAGGAGTTTCAGGATTTATTGCTACGCCAGTTTTTTTGCCCATTGCGTGGATAATACGTAATGAACGGCGTATATTAGGAGAAGATTCTGCATGAAAGGTTATGATATCACACCCAGAATATGCAAAAATCTTTATATGCGAATCAATGGACGAAACCATTAAATGGCAATCAAACACAGCATCGCTATAAGATCTCAATGATTTAATGACATCTGCCCCAAAAGAAATATTGGGAACAAAGTGGCCATCCATAACATCGAAGTGAATTTGCTTAGCACCTGCTTTAGTTACATCAGAAACTTCCTCTCCTAAACGAGAGAAATCTGCTGCTAAAATAGATGGAACTATTTTAATTGATGAAATCACTATGAAAAAATTTTTCCGATTACATTCCAAAAAATGAAGAATACCCCGACTGTAACATAAAAATATATAATATTAAAACTATTCTTCCTTGTTTTAGCGGAATAAACTTTTGCACATTGCGGATTGCATTGTTGTTCTATACGTTTTGGTCTAAACATCTTTTCCTTCAAATCATGTAAAAATTATTATTTTATAATCTGATTATAGCCTAGTAATACTATTTTTGTTATTGGTCTAGATAGAGAGACATAATACTAGCAAAACATTCTATACTATTTATTAGAAATTCACAGCATTTTTTCCTATTCCATTTAATTATATGTTCATTATGATCCAGTTGGTTTAACATAAGAGCGTATTTTTATTGCCCTATAAATTAAAATTCATTAATTTATTGTCTTTAGGGATAAGCATGGTAACTCCTTATTCTTTGAATGGGAATAGTTATTTCACTATTCAAATAGTCGATTCTTCAAAAAATACGAGATTGCTATAAAAAATATTATGAATCAATACCTTTATAATTATAAATATCTCGTTTTTAGGAAACGAGAACAATAAAAAGTCTATTATTCGCTATAAGGCAAAAATATTCTAATAGAAATAATCCCAATGATGTATTGTTCTTTTCAATAATCTTCTAGGAAAGAGTAATTATATGAATAACTGTGATATTTATAATGATATAGATGTCTTGGAATATGATATTGTTATTATAGGTGCTGGTCCAGCAGGATTATCAGCAGCGATTCGTTGTAAGCAAATCAATCCTCATTTATCTGTTGTGATTTTAGAAAAATCTGCAGACGTAGGAGATCATGTTCTTTCAGGTGCGATTATTGATCCCATTGGCATAGATACTTTATTACCAGGTTGGCGTGAAGAAAAAACACATCCATTTAATACTATTGTAAAAAAAGATCTTTATTGCTTTTTAAATTCGCGTAGATCAATACAGATACCACATTTTTGTTTTCCATCTTTTATGAATAATAAGGGAAATTATATTGTTTCTTTAGGACGAGTGTGTAGATGGTTGAAGAATAAAGCCGAGGAACTAGGTGTAGAAATCTATTGCGGTTTTACAGCTACTGATTTTTTTTATGGAGAAAAAGAAGAAGTTCGTGGTGTTTTTACAGGTGATAAGGGTAAAAATTATGATGGAACACCAGGAAAAAACTATGTTCCTCCTATGTTGTTGTTAAGTAAATATGTTTTAATAGGAGAAGGAGCGTGTGGATCTCTCACTCGAAAACTGTTAGAACGATATTCCTTGATGGATGGACGCCAACCACAAAAATTTGGTCTTGGCGTTAAGGAATTATGGAAAATTCAATCTCGACATTATACAAAAGGTCTTGTTCTTCATACTGTTGGTTGGCCACTTGACAATAGTAATTCTGGAGGAGGATTTATTTATCACTTTGATGATAACTTAGTGTCGGTGGGCTTTGTTTTACATCTTGATTATCGCAATCCTTGGATATCAATTTATGAAGAATTACAGCGCTTTAAAACACATCCAGCTATCAGAACAATATTTGAAGAAGGAGAACGTTTAGAATATGGGGCGCGTGTTATTAGTGAAGGAGGGTGGCAGTCAGTTCCAAAGCTTTCTTTTCCAGGAGGAAGTTTGATTGGTTGTGCAGCAGGATTTGTTAATCTTCTTCGCATTAAAGGATCGCATAATGCTATCCTTTCTGGAATTTTAGCGGCAGAAAAAGTCGTCCAGCGCTTATCCAGCGATTGCAAAAATGATGATCCTATAGAAATTGAAAATTCTTGGCGTCAAACGTACATTGGTAAAGATTTATGGATTACAAGAAATGTTAAGCCCTTTTTATCACGTTTTGGAACAGTAATCGGATTTTCGTTAGGATTGATAGATGTATGTATTCAAAAATTTTTAGGTTTTTCTTTTTTTGGTACCTTAAAACATTCTAGAATAGATTATGCTTCTTTGGAACCTGCTGCTAAATATAAGAAGATTGACTATCCTAAACCTGATGGAAAATTGACTTTTGATATTATGTCATCTCTTTTTTTAGCAAAAATAAAATATGTAAAGGGACAACCTACGCATCTTTTTATCAAAGATAAAAATTTACAAAAAAATTCAGAATTGAAAGTTTATTCTGGTCCTTCCATGAGATATTGTCCAGCTAGGGTATATGAATGGCACCAAAACAATGGTGAAAATAATTATATTATACATTCACATAATTGTATTCATTGTAAGGCATGTGTGATTAAAGATCCTAATCAGAATATTGAATGGAATCCTCCTCAAGGAGGTGATGGTCCATACTATTTGGATATGTAGATTATCGTATTTTTTCTTTTTAGGATTTACGGATGCAAGAATGTATTATCTTCAATAAAAGAAAATAATATTTCTTTCCCGGATATTTTTATGACCGATCAATTATTATAGTTCGCATATTATGTGTTTAAAAAAATCATTGACAAATAACTACTTTTTGAAATACATCGGAAGTTATGCAGTCTCTATATATACCTTTTATGCGTCTTCCACATGCGAATGGCATTCCTCTTCCGGAATATAAAACAATCGGATCTTCAGGTATGGATCTGTTTGCAGCTTTGCCAGAAAGTAAACCGGTTAATTTAAGTCCAGGAATGCGTTCTTTGATTCCTGGAGGATATGTTGTTGCAATACCTCATGGTTATGAAGGACAAATAAGATCTCGTTCTGGATTGGCATTAAATTATGGTATTTCATGCTTGAATTCTCCAGGAACAATTGATAGCGATTATCGCGGTGAAATTAAGATATTATTGATTAATCTTGGTCAAGAAAATTTTTTGATTACTAGAGGTATGCGTATTGCTCAATTAGTTATAGCAAGTTCTATTCGTGTCCATGCTGATCTTGTATCAGAAATTCCTATAGAAGAAAACGAAAGAAATAATAATGGCTTTGGTTCGACAGGACTTTATTAGAATATTTTTACTATTGAGTATGATCTTATCAATTGTCCTTTTATTGGCATTTAGATAGAAAAAATATCTGCTCCATGCTGATCTTGTATTAGAAATTCCTATAGAAGAAAACGAAAGAAATAATAATGGCTTTGGTTCGATAGGACTTTATTAGAATATTTTTACTATTGAATATGATCTCATCAATTGTCCTTTTATTGGCATTTAGATAGAAAAAATATCTGCGAATGGTGTAAATTAATAAAAGACAGGCTATTGCTTTGGTATCGAAAATTGGTTAGATCTACGATAAGCAATTGCTTCTGCAATATGCACTTTTTTAATTTCTTCTGATGAATCTAGATCTGCGATTGTTCGGGCTATTTTTAGTATTTTATGATATCCACGTGCTGAAAATAGCATTTTTTCAGCATATTGGTATCAATACAGAAGAACAAGTAGCATTATATTTTAATGAAGATCCGATTTTTTCTAGCCTATTTTTTTGTATTTCCCTTGCTAGAAGAACGCGAGAAGTTATTTCTTCGCTTGTTTCAGATTGCTGTGTTGCAAATAGATCGGATGCAGGTACAGCAGGTACAGCTATGCGTATATCTATTCGATCCATTAAAGGGCCAGAAATACGTGCCTGATATTCAATTGCACACCGTGGACCTCTTATACAAACATCTTCATCTTTATTAGACATGCCACACCGACAAGGATTCATCGCTGCTATTAATTGAATGCGAGAAGGATACGTTATTTTTCGATTAGCTCGAGCAATAACACATTCGCCGGTTTCCAGAGGTTGACGTAAAGCATTAAGTGTATGAGGTGAGAATTCAGGAAATTCATCTAAAAATAGCACGCCATTATGCGCTAAAGAAGCTTCTCCTGGTAATACTTGCGTGCCTCCACCTATCAATGATGGTATAGTAGCAGAATGATGTGGAGAGCGAAATGGTCTATCTTGTACAAAAGAATATTCATAAGATGTTTGGCCAAACATTGAGTAAATCATTGATACTTCTATCGATTCTTCTAAAGATAAAGGGGGAAGTATTGATGGTAAACAAGAAGCAAGCATAGACTTACCTGAGCCAGGTGGTCCTATCATTAATAAATTATGTCCTCCAGCTGCTGCTATTTCAAGAGCACGTTTGACGCCTTTTTGTCCTTTTATATCTGCAAAATTTGGAAGATTACCGCGTTTTTTATATATAGATTTGATAGGTCGAGGGATAATTTTTTTGTTATTCAAGTGATTTATTAGCTCTAAAATATTAGAGGGTGCTATAATTTGCAGGCTGTCTGATGCCCACGCAGCTTCAGATCCACAAGATTGAGGACATATTAAATCTTTTTTAATATTTTTTGCGCAAATAGCTGCAGATAGTGATCCATTAATTTTAGCTAATGATCCATCAAGATTTATTTCTCCTATTGCTAAATATTTTGATAATGATTCACTACTAATTGCTTGGATAGATGCCATTAACGCAAGAATAATAGGGAGGTCATAATGAGATCCTTCTTTAGGCAAATCAGCTGTTGATAAATTGATGGTAACCCGTTTACTAGGAAGAGCAAGCCCGCATGAATAAAGTGCAGATTGAATTCTTTCTCGGCTCTCTATAACAGCTTTATCTGCTAATCCAACTATCTGCACTCCAACTCTTCCTGGAGATACCATTACCTGAACTTCGACAGGGATTCCCTGTATACCTTGAAACGCAATCGTAGAAATTCTCGAAATCATATTTCAAACTTTAAAAACTAATCTTAAAATAAAAAAAAATATTTATACGACCATGTATATTATTAAAAATTAGTCTATAGCAAGTATCAATTTATGCCATATGAAAAAGATAAGTGAAAATTTTTAATTTTCAAAGATTAAGATATCTAAAAAAATACAGTGTTTAACAAGCGAAAAATTATTTTCTATTTCAATAGAAATTATTTTAATGAGTATACAAAATCACTATCAACGACAAAGTATCACATCATCAACGACAAATTATCACAGCTATGGCATTAATTGATTGCTTAGTATCTTTTTATAAAGTTCTCCCAGATGCGTGTACAAGCATTATATAGGCTTTTCCATAATTTGACATGATATGTTCTTGTACCATAGAAGGATCAACATTTGATTCAGCGTTTTCAGAAAGCATTTCTTCAAAGTCTGAGATATAGCGATCAACATCATTCCTAAACTTCGAATCAATTTTGTATTGTTCTTGAAGATTTATAAATACTTTTTGCCCCTTTATTGTATATAGGCGTTGGCTTAAGATGTCATCTTTTCCTTCTGTATAAGACTTCCACGAATAAACAAAAGCATCATAATCAATAAAGTTAGATATCTCTTCTACAAGAGAATCTATAGAGGATAGTGATTTTTTGTTTTGAAAACTCATCGATGAAGAATTATCATTTTTACTATTGATAGAAGAATTTAAAATACCGTTAAACCATTTTTTTATTAAATGACTATTGTTTATTTTGTTATCTGATTTTGTCGTATTGCTTTGATCATCATTATGCAATTTTTTGCTATAAGAAGTAGTAGTATTTGCTGCCGAATCGATGACTAATTTTTGAAAATCTTTTAATGCACTAACTTGTTCTTCAAGAGCACTGCGTATTACATCAGCGCTTTCTTTTGCTTCTTGCGCTAAAGACACATAATCACGTTTTAAAACATTCTTAGAATTGTTTAAATTTTCAGCTATTTTATTTGAAGTCAAAGCAATATCATCACTTGTTTTAGATAATTTTTTAGTAAACAAATCTATTTTATTATTGAGAGAATTCAAAAATTCTTGCGTGGATTGACCTGTTTTTTCCTGCATTTTCAAGAAAATCTCTTCAATATTAGGTATAGCAGAACGTATTTTTTCAATCATATTACTTGATAAACCATGCGACTTTTCTTCTATCTTCATAAAATCTCGGTCAAGAGTTTTAACCGTTTTATTCCCAATATCAGCCAAATCATTATTGATTAGTTGTATCGTATTACGACTACGTTTTTCTACGTCAGAGAGGGTTCCATCTATTTTGACAAAAGAGGCTTTAACATTATCCGCCACATTTTTAACAACTTTTCCTGAAATAAAATCAGCTTGTTGGACAACCTCTTTAATATCTCCTAAAAGAGAATTAACAAATTTTTGAGCTTCACGAGATTTGTTAATCAATTGATTGGTCAATTCTGCTAAGTTGTTTGCACCGTTGTCTAGATTAAATCCTGTTTCGGATTGCGCTTTTACTAGTGAATGATGAGTTTTGATGATAATTTGAGAATTTCTATCGAATTTATTTACGAGTTCAGACATTTGCAATAAAGCGTTTGTGGATATTTCATTGAGATCTTTGATTTTTTTCTCAAATAATTTCGATGATTCCAAAAGGACATTATTGATTTGTCCTGTCGTTTCCGTAATGCGATTAGTCGTTTGGTACAAGCGCTCATCTACTTTATGCAGAGAATTTGTTGCGTCATGGATTATTGTTGTTATATCT encodes the following:
- a CDS encoding electron transfer flavoprotein-ubiquinone oxidoreductase, translating into MNNCDIYNDIDVLEYDIVIIGAGPAGLSAAIRCKQINPHLSVVILEKSADVGDHVLSGAIIDPIGIDTLLPGWREEKTHPFNTIVKKDLYCFLNSRRSIQIPHFCFPSFMNNKGNYIVSLGRVCRWLKNKAEELGVEIYCGFTATDFFYGEKEEVRGVFTGDKGKNYDGTPGKNYVPPMLLLSKYVLIGEGACGSLTRKLLERYSLMDGRQPQKFGLGVKELWKIQSRHYTKGLVLHTVGWPLDNSNSGGGFIYHFDDNLVSVGFVLHLDYRNPWISIYEELQRFKTHPAIRTIFEEGERLEYGARVISEGGWQSVPKLSFPGGSLIGCAAGFVNLLRIKGSHNAILSGILAAEKVVQRLSSDCKNDDPIEIENSWRQTYIGKDLWITRNVKPFLSRFGTVIGFSLGLIDVCIQKFLGFSFFGTLKHSRIDYASLEPAAKYKKIDYPKPDGKLTFDIMSSLFLAKIKYVKGQPTHLFIKDKNLQKNSELKVYSGPSMRYCPARVYEWHQNNGENNYIIHSHNCIHCKACVIKDPNQNIEWNPPQGGDGPYYLDM
- the dut gene encoding dUTP diphosphatase, producing MQSLYIPFMRLPHANGIPLPEYKTIGSSGMDLFAALPESKPVNLSPGMRSLIPGGYVVAIPHGYEGQIRSRSGLALNYGISCLNSPGTIDSDYRGEIKILLINLGQENFLITRGMRIAQLVIASSIRVHADLVSEIPIEENERNNNGFGSTGLY
- the rpe gene encoding ribulose-phosphate 3-epimerase; its protein translation is MISSIKIVPSILAADFSRLGEEVSDVTKAGAKQIHFDVMDGHFVPNISFGADVIKSLRSYSDAVFDCHLMVSSIDSHIKIFAYSGCDIITFHAESSPNIRRSLRIIHAMGKKTGVAINPETPVSILEDVIDEIDMILIMTVNPGFGGQKIIESTIPKIRQAKSLIGNRPISLEVDGGITSKNIKSLVQAGANLLVVGSSFFNKKGEISYEKRLNDLKKSALTID